The Oscillatoria acuminata PCC 6304 genomic interval GACTTAAATGGCGTTGTAATCGAGCTAGTTTTTGGGTGGCTGCTTTATATGCCTTGGGATTAGAGAATTTTGTTCCATCAGAGCAAGTCGCTAAAGTATTAATTCCTAAGTCAACTCCGATTCTTTCTCGACATTTAGGTGTAATTTCTTGGGGAATTTCTACGAAAAAGCTAATATACCAGTCACCTGCTTGGCGCGTTATGGTGACTTTCTTAACTAAACTGGGTGGTAGGGCCTCAAATGTAGAAACCCAGCCCACAAAAGGCAGATTATGGCGAGTTCCTGACAGCTTAAATGGTTTGCCGCAATTATCAATCGTAAAACTATCATGGTGGCCTTTCTTCTTAAATTTAGGATAACTGCTTATTCCCTTAAAGAAGCGCTTAAAGGCATCGCCTAGATTAATGAAGGCATATTGATAAACTCTAGAAGACAATTCTGACATCCAAGGATATTGAGGTTTTACATAATTAGTAAAAACCTTTTTGATAGAGTTAATGTTAGGGTGGAGTCCCTCTTCATAGGCTGACATCCATAAGTGTAATCCCCAATTGAACACTTTTCGAGCATACCCCGCGTGTT includes:
- a CDS encoding RNA-guided endonuclease InsQ/TnpB family protein is translated as MFYKAFRTKLKLNDRQATLMAKHAGYARKVFNWGLHLWMSAYEEGLHPNINSIKKVFTNYVKPQYPWMSELSSRVYQYAFINLGDAFKRFFKGISSYPKFKKKGHHDSFTIDNCGKPFKLSGTRHNLPFVGWVSTFEALPPSLVKKVTITRQAGDWYISFFVEIPQEITPKCRERIGVDLGINTLATCSDGTKFSNPKAYKAATQKLARLQRHLSRKVKGSKNRAKCLLKVQRLHQRVANIRRDTIHKITTFLAKNHSQVVIEDLNVSGMLKNHCLAGSIADASFYEFRRQLAYKTERYGSKLIIADRFYPSSQLCSNCNHRQKMPLNQRTFECQNCGLVIDRDLNASITLEKSPGSDDYTCGRGAADSPGRSKK